A stretch of DNA from Lotus japonicus ecotype B-129 chromosome 4, LjGifu_v1.2:
CCCTCGTCGGAaccccttcttcttctcttctcgtTATGGGGGTTGGTGTTATAAATAAGGGGTGGTGGAGATCATGCTGGACTGGACTTTGGAGACATTATTGTCGGTTATGGAACGATGGTggctaaaaaaaaaagtgtgggTGGGTGGGGTTTGTTTAAAATCTGATGTGGAAATATTAATCCAAGTGTTCTATTATTATTGGCAAACAGTAAAAACAGCACCTAAGTAACTGCACCTAAGTTTTGCCCATACATTAATTTTCTATTTCTATATTTGTTGAAGCAAAATCAGAgaacccaaagaaaaaaaaacttaaaatagaTTTAAGAAACGTGGCGTAaggcttagagagagaagcaaGAATTCTTGACTGGaaactagagagagaaagataaGACCTTGTTCAACAATGGATTGAAAGTTTATTCATCTGAAGAAGATTGTGTGTTGTAATGGGAACTCCAGCCAGAGAAGAGGTGATGAAGAAGATCCAAGACCTGGAAGAAGGTCATGTTTACCTCAAGCAAGAAATGTCCAAGCTCAAGCTTTCAGATGgaaggaagcagcagcagcagcaccaGCATCATCATCGCCAGAGGTCTCACTCTGTGTCCCCGCAACGTTCCAGATTGGGCGCGCCACCCAGGAGTGGAACCGATGGAGTAGGTAGTTCTTCGTCGCGTCTTCAGAGGGAGAGTCACGGCGGCGGTGGTGTGAATTTGACTGAAGGACAGTATTTCAATATTTTGCAGTCAATGGGACAATCTGTTCATATATTGGATCGTAACTTTCGTATAATTTACTGGTCAGTCATTGCTTTCCATTTCAATAGGAGCTTATGTTTGGTTCCATTGTTCGATAGTCTAGAATCACCAAGAATCACTTCTGGTCAAATACTACTTGTCTTATAGCATGTTTCGATCAATTTATCtattttcagaatcaattatgaaattCTGAAGCTAgtcacataagcttcttcctAGAATTGATTCAAGCTTTAGAATCAATCATAGtaagatttccaaacatgcactttggTTCGAGTAAACGTGTATCGGATTTTGTACAATTTGTGAAAAGAAGGATGTATGTagtttcttttccatttttGTAATGGATGGTTACTAGAGAAGTTTATACATTgttggggtttttttttttcttgttatgGCAAATTCGAGATAGTGGGATAGTAGTATGAGATACCATATTTAAGTCGAATTTCTATAAGGAAAAATGCATGCCCTTTTAGTTCGAAGAGTTTTTCAAGTTGAttggttgagacttgagagaatGAAAGTCGGGTGCATAATTATCTTAAAAAGCTACTTTAAGATGAGCTCACCGAGTATTGTTGTGCATTTCcacttttgtgtttgtttttatgATAGTTTCCTCGTACCAAATAGCATTGGTATCTCTATAATTTGGCTTTCGGAGATGATGAACTCTCTACTTAAAAGTTGGTGTCCATGTTGGGCTTGATCTATGTTGATTGTGTAAATTCTAGGAACCTAAATTAATAGCTGTGTTTGAAATATTTCTGTTGGGAATACTTGTGCAGGAACCATAGTGCTGAGAATCTATATGGTTATGCAGAAGAGGAAGCTCTAGGCCAAGAAGGGATTGAACTGCTTGCAGAACCCAGGGATTTGACCTTCGCCTATGATACAGTGAACCGTGTAATGATGGGAGAGAAGTGGACTGGGCAGTTCCTGGTCAAgaataagatgagagagaattTTTTAGCTGTAGCAACAATTACACCTttttatgatgatgatggaaGTTTAGTTGGGACTATTTGTGTCTCAAATGATTCACGGCCATTTCTTGAAATGAGGGATCCGCTGTCCGGTGAAAAAAATGCTGAATCAAATTCAGGTTCCACCCGTCCTAGAAGTAGCTTTACGAATAAACTTGACCTTGACTCTCAACAGCCAATTCAAGTTTCTCTGGCATCTAGAATTTCAAATTTGGTTAGTTTTGTAACTTTTATATTTATGTAATTTGATATACCATGGTGTGTCTTGATGTTGGAACCATTAAACAGGCATCAAAGATGAGTAATAAAGTTACGTCAAGAATGTGGACAGGAGAGAATAATGGGGATTGTGAAGGTGAGAGTGGAGAAAGTCATCATTCTGGACATAGGTTCTCAGAGTCTGTGCTTCCAGACCACAGAGAAGATGCTAATTCAAGTGGAGCTAGCACCCCCAGAGGTGATTTGCCTCAGTCACCTCTTGGTGCATTTTCTCACGTTGAAGAAAAATTCCAAGGAAAAACTTTGAGTGACCCTGGTGATGAGAGTGAAGGAAAACCTATTCACAAAATCATACATTCTAAGGCTGAAGCCTGGACTCAAAAGAAAACATTATCGTGGCCATGGAGAACAAATGATCGAGAAGGATCAGAGGCAAGGAATCTTCTTGTTGCTGGGCCGTCGAGGCAGAACGATCAAGAAAATGAGTCAGTTAGTCAGAATATTCTTTCTTCCGTTGAAAGTAATCACGCTACTAACAATGAGGCTCCGGGAT
This window harbors:
- the LOC130710564 gene encoding serine/threonine-protein kinase STY8-like, which produces MGTPAREEVMKKIQDLEEGHVYLKQEMSKLKLSDGRKQQQQHQHHHRQRSHSVSPQRSRLGAPPRSGTDGVGSSSSRLQRESHGGGGVNLTEGQYFNILQSMGQSVHILDRNFRIIYWNHSAENLYGYAEEEALGQEGIELLAEPRDLTFAYDTVNRVMMGEKWTGQFLVKNKMRENFLAVATITPFYDDDGSLVGTICVSNDSRPFLEMRDPLSGEKNAESNSGSTRPRSSFTNKLDLDSQQPIQVSLASRISNLASKMSNKVTSRMWTGENNGDCEGESGESHHSGHRFSESVLPDHREDANSSGASTPRGDLPQSPLGAFSHVEEKFQGKTLSDPGDESEGKPIHKIIHSKAEAWTQKKTLSWPWRTNDREGSEARNLLVAGPSRQNDQENESVSQNILSSVESNHATNNEAPGSWSSYFNVNSTSSASSCGSAGSCAVTNKTDVDTDCLDYEILWEDLTIREPIGEGSCGTVYHAMWYGSDVAVKVFSNQEYSDDVIQSFRQEVSVMKRLRHPNILLFMGAVTSPQRLCIVTEFLPRGSLCRLLHRNTSKLDWRRRVNMALDIARGINYLHHCNPPIIHRDLKSSNLLVDKNWTVKVGDFGLSRLKHETFLTTKTGRGTPQWMAPEVLRNEPSDEKSDVYSFGVILWELATEKIPWENLNSMQVIGAVGFMNQRLEIPKDVDTRWTSIIEDCWHSDATCRPTFRELIERLRELHKWYAIQFQAARSAGVESAQKES